One stretch of Aquimarina sp. Aq107 DNA includes these proteins:
- a CDS encoding Ig-like domain-containing protein, which produces MYKRSHTLLLTAFSFLLIVGCAKKGTITGGEKDEIPPKFVKAIPPNYSTNFNRNEIRIYFDEYVKLKDPQKQIIISPPMDPKPEITPLGGASKYLKIKFLDTLLENTTYSINFGQSIVDNNEGNPNPFFKYVFSTGDSLDSLSIKGVIADALEKKADPFITVALYEVNEQYSDSLVFNEVPRYITSTLDSINFDLENLKEGTYKLIAIKDAATNYTYQPKQDKIGFYDDVISLPADTAKTFKINLFEEVLDFKALKPKQVSKNAFIFGYEGELEDMKINLISKAPENFETRIFPDKVKDTMNYWFRPFFQADSLIFEVTNTRNYRDTLVARFKDQYKDSIKLSSNVKGNLAFNQDFTLYSSTPIETVNEKLIKLTDKDTLEVPFSMEVDKINNEARFSFERTESNAYNIQLLPEAVKDFIGNVNDTISINFRTKKLADYGTIFFTLENVKEYPVLIQVTDEQGKFISEKIVAKQETTVFDNLDPGKYNLRVILDSNKNGIWDTGNFLKGIQPEKVVYFPEAIEVRANWELKQTFILE; this is translated from the coding sequence ATGTATAAAAGATCCCACACGTTATTACTAACTGCTTTTTCTTTCTTATTGATCGTTGGTTGTGCCAAAAAGGGTACCATAACAGGTGGAGAAAAGGATGAAATCCCTCCAAAATTTGTAAAAGCCATTCCTCCAAACTACTCAACCAATTTTAATAGAAATGAAATTAGAATTTATTTTGATGAGTATGTAAAACTAAAGGACCCACAAAAACAAATCATCATATCCCCTCCTATGGATCCTAAACCGGAAATAACACCTTTAGGAGGTGCTAGTAAATACCTTAAAATTAAATTTTTAGATACTTTATTAGAAAACACAACATATAGTATCAATTTTGGTCAAAGTATCGTTGACAATAACGAGGGAAATCCTAATCCTTTTTTTAAATATGTATTCTCTACAGGAGATTCTTTAGATTCACTTAGTATAAAAGGAGTTATTGCAGATGCGTTAGAAAAAAAAGCAGACCCTTTTATTACGGTCGCCTTGTATGAAGTAAACGAACAATATTCTGATTCTTTAGTTTTTAATGAGGTTCCAAGATATATTACAAGTACTCTAGATAGCATTAATTTTGATTTAGAAAACCTAAAAGAAGGAACATATAAATTGATTGCGATTAAAGACGCGGCTACTAATTATACCTATCAACCTAAGCAAGATAAAATTGGTTTTTATGATGATGTTATTTCGCTGCCTGCAGATACAGCAAAAACCTTTAAGATAAATTTGTTCGAAGAAGTTTTGGATTTCAAAGCACTTAAACCAAAACAAGTTTCTAAAAACGCATTTATCTTTGGATATGAAGGTGAATTAGAAGACATGAAAATTAATCTAATAAGTAAGGCACCAGAAAATTTCGAAACTAGAATTTTCCCTGATAAAGTAAAGGATACAATGAACTACTGGTTTAGACCTTTTTTTCAAGCCGATTCTTTAATTTTTGAAGTGACTAATACCAGAAATTACAGAGATACCCTTGTTGCAAGATTTAAAGATCAATATAAAGATTCTATAAAGCTTAGCAGTAATGTTAAAGGAAACCTAGCTTTTAACCAAGATTTTACGCTTTATTCTAGCACACCTATAGAAACCGTTAATGAGAAATTAATTAAGTTAACCGATAAAGATACTTTAGAAGTTCCATTTTCTATGGAAGTAGATAAAATTAATAATGAGGCGAGATTTTCTTTCGAAAGAACAGAGAGCAATGCATATAATATTCAATTACTACCAGAAGCTGTTAAAGATTTTATAGGAAATGTAAACGACACTATCAGTATTAATTTCAGAACTAAAAAATTGGCAGATTATGGTACTATATTTTTTACATTAGAAAATGTAAAGGAATATCCCGTATTGATTCAGGTTACTGATGAACAAGGAAAATTTATATCTGAAAAAATAGTTGCAAAACAAGAGACTACTGTTTTTGATAACTTAGACCCTGGAAAATATAACTTACGTGTGATTTTAGATTCCAATAAAAATGGAATATGGGATACTGGTAATTTCCTTAAAGGAATCCAACCAGAAAAAGTGGTTTATTTCCCAGAAGCAATAGAAGTACGAGCTAATTGGGAGTTAAAACAAACCTTTATTTTGGAGTAA
- a CDS encoding ComF family protein, whose amino-acid sequence MLSDLAYLFYPIYCAACDNPLYKNERILCTSCRHKLPLGNFHKVNAKKIEKVFYGRAKIENATSLLLFEKDSLVQNLIHNLKYRGREEIGKELGVWLGQELSQSSVYQNIDTVIPVPLHPKRLRERGFNQVEKFGQEIAEKLNAEYVDFVLKKNSYNKKQSKNSRLTRWINTSETFGIQNESLLANKHILIVDDIVTTGATLEACIQALKSIPGIKISIATMAITL is encoded by the coding sequence ATGTTAAGCGACTTAGCTTATTTATTTTATCCTATATATTGTGCTGCCTGTGACAACCCGTTATACAAAAACGAAAGAATTTTATGTACTTCTTGTAGACATAAACTTCCTTTAGGTAATTTCCATAAGGTTAACGCTAAAAAGATCGAAAAAGTATTTTATGGGCGTGCTAAAATAGAAAATGCAACCTCTTTATTGCTCTTTGAGAAGGATAGTTTAGTACAAAATTTGATTCATAATCTTAAGTATAGAGGTAGAGAAGAAATAGGAAAAGAACTCGGTGTTTGGTTAGGTCAAGAACTAAGTCAATCTTCTGTTTATCAGAATATTGATACTGTAATACCAGTACCTCTTCACCCAAAGAGATTACGAGAAAGAGGGTTCAATCAGGTGGAAAAGTTTGGACAAGAGATTGCAGAAAAATTGAACGCAGAATACGTTGATTTTGTTTTGAAAAAAAATTCCTACAATAAAAAACAATCGAAAAATAGTCGTCTTACACGCTGGATAAACACTTCTGAAACATTTGGAATACAAAATGAGTCTTTATTGGCAAACAAACATATTTTGATTGTTGATGATATTGTAACTACAGGTGCTACTTTAGAAGCTTGCATACAAGCTCTTAAATCAATACCTGGTATTAAAATAAGCATTGCGACTATGGCTATCACTCTATAG
- a CDS encoding amidohydrolase, with protein sequence MNATLNVALIQSHLAWENPVQNRAVFEQKINTIDTEVDLIILPEMFTTGFTMNVIDVAESMKGETINWLQRLAKEKTCAIAGSIIVKDGENYFNRFLFVSSDGTIEKYDKHQLFTLAKEQEVFTAGNDEVIITYKGWKIKPQVCYDLRFPVWARNTSGYDVLLYVASWPKPRVNAWDALLKARAIENMSYCIGVNRVGLDGKGYEYNGHSAVYDVLGHSVLEENPVEKEAILYTTLNKSYIERVREKLPFLADADLFQITPK encoded by the coding sequence ATGAATGCTACCTTAAATGTTGCTTTAATCCAATCTCATTTGGCGTGGGAAAACCCAGTACAAAATAGAGCTGTTTTTGAACAAAAAATCAATACTATAGATACCGAAGTAGATTTAATTATTTTGCCAGAAATGTTCACTACTGGATTCACAATGAATGTTATTGATGTTGCTGAGTCTATGAAAGGAGAAACAATCAATTGGCTTCAGAGATTAGCTAAAGAAAAGACTTGTGCAATTGCAGGGAGTATTATTGTAAAGGATGGTGAAAATTATTTTAACCGTTTTTTGTTTGTAAGTTCTGATGGAACTATTGAGAAATATGATAAGCATCAATTATTTACGCTGGCTAAAGAACAAGAAGTTTTTACAGCAGGTAATGATGAGGTAATTATCACATATAAGGGTTGGAAGATTAAACCACAAGTATGTTATGATCTTAGATTCCCTGTTTGGGCCAGAAATACTTCAGGATATGATGTGTTACTTTATGTAGCCAGTTGGCCAAAACCGCGAGTAAATGCTTGGGATGCTTTATTAAAAGCTAGGGCGATCGAAAACATGTCATATTGTATAGGTGTTAATAGGGTAGGTCTTGATGGTAAAGGATATGAATATAATGGACATTCTGCAGTTTATGATGTGTTAGGACATTCTGTTTTAGAAGAAAACCCTGTTGAAAAAGAAGCTATATTATATACAACTTTAAATAAATCTTATATAGAAAGAGTGCGCGAAAAACTACCGTTTTTGGCGGATGCAGATTTGTTTCAGATTACTCCAAAATAA
- a CDS encoding MarR family winged helix-turn-helix transcriptional regulator, with protein sequence MKVYELIKQLIDLVGEFVNERKSNDIHLKSFMNWLSKRMDQTSASENYTITGHSREAEIAAHIGRLSRYSNTYIKSALVDLPFTTDMDFAFTAILHRSGKIGKTDLIRKMVYDKSSGMEVIKRLLKNEIIEQFPNPDDKRSKLLRLTKKGEEYVIMAYGEASKAANVVSGCLTENEQISLLNTLKKLDDFHLPIYLEEEKDLEIIREKYFL encoded by the coding sequence ATGAAGGTTTACGAATTAATTAAGCAGTTGATAGATCTAGTAGGAGAGTTTGTAAATGAGCGAAAAAGCAATGATATACATCTAAAATCCTTTATGAATTGGTTATCTAAGCGTATGGATCAAACTAGTGCTTCGGAAAATTATACTATTACGGGGCATAGTAGAGAAGCAGAAATAGCCGCACACATTGGTAGATTAAGTAGATATTCTAACACGTATATTAAATCGGCATTAGTTGATTTGCCATTTACTACTGATATGGATTTTGCTTTTACTGCTATTCTTCATCGATCAGGAAAGATAGGAAAAACGGATTTAATAAGAAAAATGGTGTATGATAAATCTTCTGGAATGGAGGTAATTAAGAGACTTCTCAAAAATGAAATCATAGAACAATTTCCAAATCCCGATGATAAAAGAAGTAAACTTTTGCGTCTTACAAAAAAAGGAGAAGAATATGTAATTATGGCATATGGTGAAGCAAGTAAAGCTGCAAATGTAGTAAGTGGTTGTCTTACAGAAAATGAACAGATATCATTATTGAATACTTTGAAAAAATTAGATGATTTTCATTTACCTATCTATCTGGAAGAAGAAAAGGATTTAGAAATAATTAGGGAAAAGTATTTTTTATAA